DNA from Labrus bergylta chromosome 3, fLabBer1.1, whole genome shotgun sequence:
AGCATGCTTCCTCCAATCACAAGTCCCATGATTATatctcgtccaatcacagcGCAAAGGAGCTTGTCTCCTCGAGTTACAAACCCCGAGAGCATGTCTACTCCAACCACCACCCGAAGCAGCACAACGCCCCCAACCACAAGCTGAGCGAGCACGCCGGACCCGGCCCCCGGCTGGACGGCCTCCCCGGGGGCTGGACCGCCGAGAGCACCTTGAGGTGGAGCCCCACCCACTCCCGCCTCACGGAGCAGGACGATGAGCGGATGAACGACTACACGGTCGACATGAGGCTTCAGAGTGCGGATTCGCAGACGACTCGGGGGAGGGGCCACGAGTCCCCGCCCCCTAAGAACAACCGGCTGCGGACCCGAGGCCTGCGGCCGGTCAGGGAGGGGTCCATGGACTCTGTACAGATGCTGGACAACCTGAATGTGGGGGCGGAGCTAGAGGAGTGGCCTCTGCACAGGGACCTGACCCTCTCACCCCCCCTCAAGTCTCCGCCCATCACTCTGGAGCAGGACGGGGAAAATCTCCCCCTCAAATCAAACTCAGTGAGTCACCACACGCTCTTCACCTGTTACCTGTTCGATCATTTCAAgcttcatttaaagagacagaggcatcgtgtgatgatgtcactcctCGCCGCGATGAAGAGTAGGGTCGTCTCAATTCCAGAATCGCTAACTTCGATATGAttcttgtaaaataaaactttattgatgttTGCTATCACATCAGCACAAGTAGAAGTCCTTGGCGAGataatttctgttttttgaatTCTGATGAATTGCATGCTGAGGGTTACACTTCCTGTACGGATCTGTAGTTCTCTCTTATCTGACATTTAAACTACACAGATTTCATACTTCCTGTACTAACTTcctgttcctcttcttcttcttctcttgtctttCAGGGCTCCAGCTCTATTCTGGTGGTTATGGTCATTTTACTCAATATTGGAGTAGCCATTCTTTTCATTCACTTCTTTATTTAAGCTTATACAGGTATGATCTATAAGACTTATTGATAACTACGgtatattaaattattattgttaCGTACTGAGACGGACATGGAGCCCGCAGCCGAGCGACAGACACAGCAGAGCCTTTTATCGTTGCTACGTATTCGTCTTCTCACTTCTGTTCGAGCACTTTCCTTTTTCAAATGCTTATTTTCAGCTTgccaccacagaagaagaaagtggaGTGTGCCGCTCTGAAGAGGGCGGAGTCTCAGGAcacatctgcatgtgtgtgcagcgGCTCCTCCTGGAGATGACACAAGGCGGTTCTTCCTATTTTTCCATCATTTTAGACGagagtatataaaaaaaaactttgtttccTGCTAACATGCTAACGTATAGCATGGTGCACACACTCCATCCTGAACCCTTTAGCCTTTGAACCATTTTCCATGTTAGCCCCTCCCTCCAGTCTCCACCCTTATCGGCACTATGCGCTACATACAGAACTATGCTGCAGAGTAGATCCATTTTAAAGGGCTCCGTCATGATTCTTTCTTTTCCCACAAAGaacttcacagacacacacaacgaTTGCATGAGGCTGTGTGGGCTTTAAAACGAcgtttttaaccctttaacaTCACCGTTAATCCTCTGATCATCACTTCCTGTCGCCCGGCGCTGAAGTGGAGATCAGCGCCgccatcaaatcaaatcatccAATCAAACTTTGAACCAAACGTCAGCGGCcggccgacacacacacacacacacacacacacacacacacacacacacacacacacacacacacacacacacacacacacaaagaggagtGTGACCTTTGAGGAAGTTATttagtgaacacacacacacaaacacacacacattcgcacgctaaaactcacacacacacatgtacctgctgacacagtgaggaggataagccccgccccctttgTACAGCCTGAGACTGTTATGTTATAACACTGATTCTAATATATACGTGTAtgtgtcattattattattattattattattattattacagtttGTTACTTTCTGCAGTTTGCAAACAGAGAGAATGCAGAGTGCCTCGTATCTATTCATTTAAAGTCGCTTTAAGCCCTGCCCCCCACACGTGGGCCGAGAGGAGACAACTGACCTTTATCAATAAGAAAGATGACCTCCCACCCTCCTCACCCACCCACagatcccccctcccccttcccctccccccaccctgAAATGGCATGCACTGttttgtctctctcccccttttctctcccttttggACCAGTCAAAAAGGGAAAAACGGGGTTTCTACGGTGTCATTTCCAGACACGTTTTGGGCCggatgagatttttttcagCATGTTTGTTCAGCCTGCTCAATCTGGTGTCAGTTTGTGAGTTTCTCCCTCTCGTCTCTTTAATCCAGCAACACAAGGCGACGTGAGACGAGGAGAGCGGTGTAAAATAAACGCTAGCTTCTAACTCTCCGTGGGTTTATGAATGATCAAAAGAAACTCTgctactgtatgttttatacTTCGCACCCAGTGGCATCATCATGTTGTGACATCATTGCATGCCCGAGCATGCTCTTTCTTACTCTTTGGTTTATGAGGTTGTTTCCAAGTTAATGTggagaaaataatgaaatgtttgaaattaaTCTGTTTGGtctctttttttcacctttGAGTCACAGTTTATAAAAAACACTGTTCAGATAACGGGTTGATCTGGGGCCCtaacaggggcgtgtccagactttttggactggggtggtCCAAATGTGGCTCTGACTTGAGCAGGGGTGGCCTGAGTCTGTGCACACATGAATGAAGAACGTTTATTCGACCCAGCGTATGCACTCATCACATCAacttttaagtaacacaagataACAGCAACACATCTTCTAAGCCAATGGTTCTAAACTCGTCCACCAACTCCTCCAAGAGAAATCGTGACCCAAATTTTTTTGACcattcagatttatttactgaaaaatTGTGAAGTTTGGACGTCAGTCAGTACAAAACATGTaacagaagcaagaaactgaacaaaacaaacgtggcttcacagacttttttcACAAGTTtatttccaggcacacattcccGACCCACTGGAAATGGCTCCGcgacccacctctgggtcccgacccaccagttgagaaccaagGTTCTAAGCATTCattcttcaaggactcaaaacaAGATGTATGTCCAAAGTCTCAATTTAAACTTTAACATCTGATCACTGAACACTACGAGTGGCCTGTTGAAACACAGCCTGAATTGTGGATTTCaacttaagtcccgcctctcAAATAGCCAATCAGCTGTTAAGTATTTTGGGGTGGCACATTGGAtggccaataagatttcaaCGGGGGACGATGCCACCCATCCGGGTACACCCCTGGGCCCTTCAAAATATTAAGGTAGACGCTGCATTAACGTCTTAACGAGCTGCAATGGATTAGTTAGTTAATACTGATCATCAAATGCTGCAAAGCATTGTGGGAAGAGCCGTGACGAGTTGAGCTGAAGACGGTAGACTGTACAGGTGAGAACATGGACTGTTCACAGGAACACTCATTTATTCAGCAGCTCTCGAACGTGTCCACACTGTAACAATCAGAGCAGTGAAGGCAGCACGCCCACTTAtaaaatatatgatatataatATGGTTACAGCACAGCTGGTgtctgtatgaaacatggacgtagtctcagtgacgtcatcaTTAGTTTCTGAAGGGGAGTTATGAAGCCTGACGATGGCGGTCACCATGTTTGAAATGCTTAATGTAATTTtagatcaatctagaaacagacGAAGAGGTGGAGCCAGCAAACAGCGAACACACCCACATGTCAGTCAATTTAGATGGTACTTTGCAGACTGCCTCAAGAGGACACCttaggaactgcagttttcttttgCAACCCCACACTGACTTCATCTTTCATCACCGGAGGTTTCCGCATTGGATGAACCAATCTGAACAAGGTCacaaggttaaaaaataaataaagaaatgatgaGGGGTTCATAGCAGAATTTCAGAATTCATAAACTAATTCACACAAATCTTACAGGGTGTCCAACAGCTGGCCATACGAGCGTGAGcgacaaaatcagcttgatttTATTGTTTACTATTGAAGTGTCCTAACAGCCTGCGAGCCGTCCAGCACGAAGCAGTGCGCCGTATCACAACCAGCTTGTGATATAAAGAAGAAAGGCTGGGTCAGTTATTGTACCTACTTTGGTTCTGGATTCACACCCGGTGAGAGTTTTGACTTTCTGAAAAGCCTGCTTGGTGTTCATGTTGGCAAATTCAGACTCCAGTTTGTCTTTGAATTTCAATTTTGCCTTGAAAACctcattttttattgttctgtttgcCAGTTTTAGGCGTTCCCAGTCCTTTTCCTTTAGGCTCTGTCTTAGTTGGGGAGTTATCCATGGTTTGGAGTTGggatacttatatatatatatatatatatataggggAAAACACTgactttcaaagtaaaagcaccaCTATATTCTAATAAAGGGGAAATTGAAATTCACTGAGCAGAGAACTTAATATTTAccggatgcagtgtggacagcgagcaTGTGCAATATTCAACGCTCACGTGCTGTTCGTACACCGTGTAACAGATTAACATGAAAACTGAATTTAAGGTTTAAACTctggtaaaaatcaaacaatatcaataactgttttgataccacagaaataaaataattcctGGAGACCCAATGTAAGATAATTACTTCATTTAAGTTTAGTCACATATCCTCttcatcagtttaaataagtctcagagctcctcaaaacatgtgtgtgaagtttcttgttctaaatccactctgatcctgtatttgatcatgtctataaacccctctatttttagccctgctcagaacaggctgtttctgtgtctgtatctttaaatatgtaaatgagctgtgtctgaccacgccccctctctggaagggcttgggtgtctcaggctttctcgctccatgtcctattgtttacagtgagaaggcggACTTGTGAGTGTGAgaagggcagaacaaacacctgtgggagtgtcacccaccagggggaggggctactgtcctttgtgatgtcatgaagggaaaatctccaaacggcctctttgagcacacattttctgaaaagtggagcaggaaaaagacggagaggatggacttttctcatcatttctCATCGTTATTTAATTATCATAAATTGCTGACAGGTAaagatacagacagacagacatatatatatatatatatatatatatggataGATATAAAAGGTCGCTGCATGCTGACACAAGATTATATTTATTGTATTCACATTCAGGAGTAGTTCATGGTCAGATAGAAAAGCAGGAAATTAGAAGACCGTCTCTGAAATCTTCTTTATTAACCCACCGGAGAGATGGTGCTTAAACTAACACCTCCATCACGTCATTGATATAATAATATGTGTTTATAATAATTCAGAGGACATTTGTCACCATTTGATACACTTATTACAGAGTGTTTAAACGGTATCTGATCACATGTTTATGCCGGTGTGTGAAGGGAAAGTAACGGTTGCAGGTGATATCCTCTGCAGGGAAGGAGCGAAACCACGCCCCCTATTGTCAAAGTGAAGAACTACATTTACAAATATATCTTCCAGGCTCTTTTTTAGCCTTTGTGTTTATATGAATCCTACTGACACGGTCTCGGGCGGCAATTTCTCTCCCGTTCGGGTGATTTCTAGGCTTCGGGGTGACCCTCCAGGATACAGCGGCTGTAGCAGCAGAAGCTCCCCGGTAACAGCTCACTGCGTGGCGGCTTCCGGTGTCCGTCCGTCTGCGGGAGGATGGCGTCCGGCTTCGACAGCATCCCCTCCACCGCCGGTCCTCCGAGTCCCAAATATCCCGAAGGTTGTCGAGTACAGACTGCGGACAGCGGCAGATAAACCCCTCGAGTAAGTTATcgtgtttgtatttgtaaataGGAGTGTTTTTTTGCGCGGGAGCGGGGCTCGGCTGCAGGAGGCGGATTGTCCCTGCAGCGCCGCGGAGGCCTGCTTTGACTCGGGCTCCGTTTGCGACGTTACACCAGAGAGCGGTCCTGTGGCCTGTTATCCATCAGAGGGGCTGCAGATGGAAGCTCCAGGCTTCAGCCTCACATTACTACCTGTGGGGTTTAATGTTAAACGCGGCAGAAGCGGCAAACACTCATCCCATAATGATAAATATCTGATATTTATCTTTAAAGGTGGTCCGGTTAAAACTGTGACGATAGCTGCAGCTAGCGGTTAGCTGTACCGCAGCTAGCAAGCTAACATTCAAACGATGACATCCAagaacagaataaaaatgaTCCATCAGTCTGCTGTAAATGTAATTTCATTTTGTAAGAAAACAATTGGTGTCCCTGTAACTTAATCGATAGAGTCGCTTACATCAGATAtggaaaaatacacattaacaaTGATGAGAAGTATACGCACCCGATTTTCGTCCCAGGAAGTAGACGTAGCCATTTTGTAGTTTCGGTTAGCGTCAGCTAGCTTCCGTTCACTGTTACTTTACAGTTCTGGTTTGTACATAGATTGATGATGATTAACAGTATTAACACATACAGTGTTTTACACGTGTTACCTAAATGAAAGAGAAAGGCGTTTAAGCCCATTGAACCACCTGCGAGGTTTCTGCAGATCATTTTACGCCAAACGCTGTGAAATAAACCTCATGCTTCAGGATATAGACGAAGCCCTTTTCAGGTTTTTTGCCCTTTCTCgcgtttgctgtttttttatgtagttttattatgaatgaatgaaaatactGCAACGAAGTCATCCTAAACATacttgtgtatatatatatattagattAAACGTTTAAAATGGTGTTCTTTATAGTTAATGTGAggtttgtttcagtttttatttcatgacaAACAAaggttgttaaaatgtttgatactaTAATAATCATCGATAATTGATAATCGCTTCTATTTTAATGATTATCGTATCGGAAATACCCAAAGCGTTAAAAATGACATCTATGTCATAAGGATGTGTGTGTAGAAGAAATCGTTAAACGTTGCCAACGTTTGAacaatttacacatttttaataataaaacaaaaaatcaccACATATTTGGTGCCTAGGAgttaattttttgttgttgtcatgacaaccccatggggggggggggcatgatgAATTCGTATCAGTTTATTTTGACACTGAATGGAGACAGTAACCCAGCTGATCAAGATGGAAACACATACAATTTAATATTTCTGTCTCTGATCACGCTTTTTATAATGTTTGAAACCAGCAGATCATCAGCTGTGCTTTAATATTATCGCCCTTGCATTTTATTAACTAATTGCAATATTTGTTTTCATCgtaatttattttcctgtttttatttttctcctagGTTATCTCACTTTTCTGAAAGGCTGTGTCTAAACAGAGATCTAACACTCAGCCACTCTCCGTTTGGCATTTCTCCAACCACATCCGCCCTCTCAGTCGGCTTGAAAGCACAATTCCTCTACTGAGCTTTGAATCCCTGTGTGAGAAGTGGCAGGATGACGGAGGcgtggcagcagcagcaacatgcAGTGGCTCCGCCTTCTGTTGTGCACACGCTCCCTCCGGGGGCCGAAAACTCTCTGGGCTGTGCAGTGTACGGAGTGGTCCTGCAGCAGGACACCTCCCTGCAGCAGCCCCAGCACGGCCAGCAGCTCTCTGTCCAAACCCAGCAGCCCTCCCTACAGGTAGGGGGCGAGAGAGGGCACAAGTGTGGAGCCTGTGGCCATGACATCTCTCACCTGGCCAACCCTCATGAACACCAGTGCATGGTGAGCCAAGACCGCTCCTTCCAGTGCACCCAGTGTATGAAGATCTTCAGCCAGGCGACCGACCTGCTAGAGCACCAGTGTGTGCAGGTGGAGCAGAAGCcgtttgtgtgtggtgtgtgtaaGATGGGCTTCTCCCTCCTCACCTCTCTGGCCCAGCATCACAATTCCCACGGCAACGGAAACAACCCCATGAAATGCTCCATCTGTGAGAAAACATACCGGCCGGGCTCTGGAAATGTCACCCCCACCTCGTCAGCTGCCAACCCTCAGCAGCCCTCCACTGGAGAGACGTCCAGTGGCGGAGCAGCAATCAGTGCCTCGTCTCCACCCTCGTTTGAGGCCTCTGCACCTGACCGGCCGTACAAGTGCTCAGTGTGCCATAAGTCCTTCCGCCATCTGTCCGAGCTGACCCGCCACGAGAGGGTGCACACTGGGGAGAAGCCATACAAATGTGACACGTGTGACAAAAGCTTCAGCCAGTCCTCACACCTGGCTCACCACCAGCGCACCCACAGCTCCGAGCGGCCGTATAAATGTGCCGTGTGTGAGAAGAGCTTCAAACATCGTTCTCACCTGGTACGTCACATGTACGCTCACTCCGGCGAGCACCTGTTCAAGTGCAATTTGTGTGAGATGCACTTCAAAGAGTCGTCCGAGCTGCTGCACCATCAGTGTCAGCCTGAGGGGGAGAGACCTTTCCGCTGCGGTTCCTGCGGAAAGAGCTTCAAGCGCCCGTCTGACCTGCGGCAGCACGAACGCACACACTCAGAGGAGCGGCCTTTCCAGTGTGAGGAGTGCCAGATGAGCTTCAAGCAGCAGTACGCCCTTGTTCGCCACCGCCGCACTCACAAAAACCCGGCCGATCGCCCTTTCAAGTGTAACCTGTGTGATAAGGGCTTCCTCCAGCCGTCCCACCTGCTCTACCACCAGCAGGTTCACGGGATGGAGAGTCTGTTCAAGTGTGCATCCTGCCAGAAGTccttcagccaatcaggagaGCTGCTGCGACACAAATGTGGCGGCGAGGTGGAGAAGCCCTACAAGTGCGACGTGTGCGGCAAAGGTTACAAAAAGAACTCTACGCTGCAGCGCCACCAGAACTCTCACTGCACGGAGAAGCCACTGAAGTGCTCCCTGTGTGACAAGCGCTTTGTGTCATCGTCTGAGTTCGTCCAGCACCGCTGTGACCCGACCCGCGAGAAGCCACTGAAATGTCCCGACTGTGAAAAGCGCTTCAGGTACTCGTCAGAGCTGCAGCGCCATCGACGCGTCCACACCGGGGAGAAGCCTTTTAAGTGTGCCAACTGCGACAAAAGCTTCAAGCAGCGCGAGCACCTGGCCAAGCACCAGAGCGTTCACTCCAGGGAGACCCagtttaagtgtgtgtggtgCGGGGAGCGCTTCGTCGACCTGGCGGCTCTGCAGGAGCACACGGTCCAGCACACCGCAGAGGGCGAGAGTTTCCCTGAAGCTCCCTGCATCCCATGAACCGAGCTGCTGTTCAGTCCTGAGCAGCAAACTTGACATTCAGCCACAGAGCAGCGTGTGCCAGCCTCCCCTTCACATACGTAGAATATAACATGCACACACGAGTTTTGTTTAATGATTTTTAGAAACAGTAAGAATCTGTTCATCCTCACACTTTTCTGAGTAAAAGAGAAAACTCCAGGAATCGACCGGCGACTCTTTTAATTTCAAACACATGGAGAAAAACTTGAAGAGGATGAAAAAGACGTCAAATGTGGGAAgatcttgatttagtttagtccTGAGTGTGGGACCTTTTCTGTGCTTGCATGTGATCGTCTGTTTTGTGATTCTGTCGTTGAGGAAAGATGATGAGAGCTTCCAGAAGGtcgtcgtgtgtgtgtgtgtgtgtgtgtgtgtgtgtgtgtgtgtgtgtgtgtgtgtgtgtgtgtgtgtgtgtgtgtgtgtgtgtgtgtgtgtgtgtgtgtgtgtgtgtgtgtgtgtgtgtgtgtgtgtgtgtgtgtgtgtgtgtgtgtgtgtgtgtgtgtgtgtgtgtgtgtgtgtgtgtgtgtgtgtgtgtgtgtgtgtgtgtcagctcctCCAGATCCATGTGCCTTTTTTTACTGATCGCTCacgttgtgtttctgtttttcttttcacgtCCAGTTTAGAAGCTCCCACAGCAGCAGTATCTCTCTCATACTAGGTAGTCTCatctgtttgtgcatgagtATTTATCACACTTTAATATCACTGTTGTATTATAGCTTTTGCTTTATTTAGGAAAACATCCtaagaagaagatgaaaaaaagtggatttgtGAAAATGTATAGCCCGTGTCCTATGAAATCTGTGTTGTTGCATCTTTGTATTAAACAGATGACGTCTAGGTAACTAACCCGTACCTACCATGTCATACAGACACTTGACATGTGCAATAGAACATGCACAATGTTATATTTATGACTACTGATTCATGGCATAGTCTACTCTGTTATATTAGAGATTGTGTGTATACGCTTCTGTAAAACTGTATAGTGCTTATGTTACCTGCTTTTGTATTCACCATGAACGAGCCTGCAGGACGATGCAGGCGCTCTTAGTTTCAGTTCCACACAGAGTATCCCAAGTTTAACCCCACGGAAAATTCAAAGCGTTATTCTGCTTGTTGCCACCGACTAGCTGCATTAGTTACTGAGCTTTAAATCTTAACAAAGTACTCTTTTATAATTGATTTCAGAGACCTTCTTGTAACCTCCTCCGGGTCGACACTCAGCAGATTAATCCGAGTAGCCTCAAAGTTCTGTGTTGGTTTATGCCAAgcataaagtaaaaatatttgtGTACTTTAGTTTACTGTGTGGGTTTCTATATTCTGTACAATCTTTGCAGtatatttaaaggtttttgGAGTTTTAAGTCTTGGTTACAGGGATGTTGGAGCAGGACGgggcgagagagggaggggaaggggACGGCAAGGTTTTCAGTGCTGATGGAGGAGAACGAGTGTAATGAAACATTGCATTTACACATATGGATATCAATATAAACTCCTGTTCATACTGTATACAGACAATTAAAATAAACCACCCTTATGAAAATACATGTGTTCATCGTTTATCAAAATTAGAGCTGCACATCAGGATTATTCTCACTGGGTCAGCcaagctcagttggtagagttggtcatccCTCAACCACAAActcggggttcgatccccaggtcctgcagccacatgtccgatgtgtctaGCCGCTGATTCGTCTGCGGCAATATAAATGTTTATGAACGGAAATGGCTactactgatggacactttacacagcagcctctgccatcataggtgtgacctgtggtgtaaaagcactttgagtagtcagaagatacaagctcaagtccatttaacatttacttcATATAAACGAAacagatgagtcatcaaaacaccccccccatacagtgtgtgtcgatcgagacatgagctaatcagacctatttggttttttaaaccaggctgtaaacatattaatctctgctgtaaaaaccggcgttttagaatgggtgtgtatgtgacttcctgtgcttctgcagctcagcctctagtggacactcgaggaactgcaggatgtttcacttcagcatcagcttcattttcaacactggaggttgctgcatGGCACTCACTGATAGATTAAACATCAAGCtataacattttatatttagaTATCATATTTAATAATTCAAATTTTCTTTTGAAATGATCTTGAATTGATTTTCACACTAAAACAACCTTCACGAACTTCAATAATATTGCttaaaattatataaaaaaaagtgattttaaaaaaccaACATCAAttttaaatgtggagaaatgttgctGTAATTTTTGTGTTGGAgcaacttaaaaatatatatatattttttttttaggcgtAAAATATTtcgtgtttgttttcaggtcaTCCAGCGTCTTTATTCACTTCCGGTTGATGTTCACTGCAAAACGGCAGAGAGACCGCCCTGCTCCGCTAACGAACCCTCCACCCTCCGATCACATTCATCCCTTTTCCTGCCGATATCACGAAGATTATTAGTGACTTTATAACCGGCGGAGCTTCATCGTTGCACACACAGCGAAAGGTCCCGCCGACGAGCTGCTAACGAGAAGCTAACGGGAAGCTAACGGGAAGCTAACGAGGAGCTAACGGGA
Protein-coding regions in this window:
- the LOC110001693 gene encoding zinc finger protein 319, which produces MTEAWQQQQHAVAPPSVVHTLPPGAENSLGCAVYGVVLQQDTSLQQPQHGQQLSVQTQQPSLQVGGERGHKCGACGHDISHLANPHEHQCMVSQDRSFQCTQCMKIFSQATDLLEHQCVQVEQKPFVCGVCKMGFSLLTSLAQHHNSHGNGNNPMKCSICEKTYRPGSGNVTPTSSAANPQQPSTGETSSGGAAISASSPPSFEASAPDRPYKCSVCHKSFRHLSELTRHERVHTGEKPYKCDTCDKSFSQSSHLAHHQRTHSSERPYKCAVCEKSFKHRSHLVRHMYAHSGEHLFKCNLCEMHFKESSELLHHQCQPEGERPFRCGSCGKSFKRPSDLRQHERTHSEERPFQCEECQMSFKQQYALVRHRRTHKNPADRPFKCNLCDKGFLQPSHLLYHQQVHGMESLFKCASCQKSFSQSGELLRHKCGGEVEKPYKCDVCGKGYKKNSTLQRHQNSHCTEKPLKCSLCDKRFVSSSEFVQHRCDPTREKPLKCPDCEKRFRYSSELQRHRRVHTGEKPFKCANCDKSFKQREHLAKHQSVHSRETQFKCVWCGERFVDLAALQEHTVQHTAEGESFPEAPCIP